The DNA window TGTTAAGTTCCTTCCAGCGGTTGTTCTTTCCaattatatatttagattcttgggtgtatgtacatatatgtttatatgtagATAAGCTAGCTAGCCTAGAATTGATGGTTGCACAATACTCGTTGACACCGATCAATTACAGGGTCACTCTTTGTTCTACGAGCAAGACGCCAAGGACAATTGGTATGAGATTTATCAATCCGGGTATGGTTGACGCTAGCTTTCTTATCATCAACCAATTAAGAAACTCATTGTACCTTGGCCATATGCGTTTATAAAGGTTGGAGATGTAATCATCTTTCTTGGTTGATTTATAATATTATTGCAGGTGCAGTTTTCAGTCTGTGGCAACGGCTAATGTAACCCTCGCTGCTGGGAAGATTGTGCTTTGCTACAATCCTACCACCGTGAGTATAATTACACCGGCATACACCATGCCGACTGCAATAAAAGTTTTGAAGGAGGCTGGAGCGAAGGGAATTATTTTTGCCACATATGCTCTTGATATTCTGGACAGCCTCGAAGATTGTGGCAGCATGCCATGTGTTTTGGTGGACTTTGATGCTGCACAACAGATAAAGCAATCCGCTGATCAAAATACCGCACTGGTAGTTAAGGTAACTGCAGCTCGTACTTGGATTGGAGGTGAAGTGCTCGCTCCGAAAATCTCAACATTCTCCTCCAGAGGACCCAGCACACTTTTATCAGATTTCCTCAAGGTGAGTGCCTACTGAGTTTGATCCATTTCCAGGAGCAGTTCATTaagatgaatatatatagtttctcTTTCACCTAACTATGCtatattgtatttttattaCACTATTCTAACTAATATTGTTTCTATAACTTCTTTTGAACGTTTATTAGTGCATAAAAAATCGATGGCTTAGCAACATTGATGTAGCGTTTCCGCCAAATACATTTAGGAAACACAATCATAATCTGTGCTCACCATTGTGCCTGTACCTGTAGAACAAGTAACTGAAAAAGGGAAATTAAGGAAGCGCATAAATTAGTGTCAGGAGGTAAAATAATTGAGAGACTCAAAATAAAGTAAGACCTCCTTCAGAGCAGGTACTTTATACAAGGTCTGAGAAAGAGCATACTGAAAGAAagccattgaactttgtcaacgTGGACAGTTTAATCACATACCTATTTTCCCTATTGTTACTTAAAGACttcataagttcatttagttaTTTATCCTCTGTTGGCTCTCCTTTCCTCACATGTACTTTCGTGTTTCAATAGCCTGATATTGCGGCGCCTGGATCTAACATCTTGGCAGCAGTCCAAGATTCATACAAGTTCATGTCAGGAACTTCGATGGCATGCCCACATGTGTCAGGTGTAGTTGCATTACTCAAAGCATTGCATCCGGATTGGTCTCCTGCTATGATCAAATCAGCGCTGGTGACTACAGGTGATTTATATTCCTAGAAAATACTAGCGCTGGTGACTACAGGTGATTTAAATTCCTAGAAAATACTTCTCAAGCATATAATATATCACTAATTTAGTTTCCTCACCTTCAACATGGTTCTCCAGCCAGCAATGAAAAATATGGTGTTCCAATATTAGCTGATGGGCTACCCCAAAAGATAGCAGATCCATTTGATTATGGTGGTGGCTTCATTGATCCAAACAGAGCCGTTGATCCTGGCCTAGCATATGATGTGGACCCAAAAGACTACACCTCAATCCTTGATTGTTTTTCAGCTACCAATTCAAGCTGTGAATTCGAACCCATAAATATGAACCTTCCATCAATTGCGATTCCGAATCTTAAAGGACCAACAGCTGTGCTAAGAACAGTGACAAATGTAGGCCAAGCTAATGCAGTTTATAAGGCTGTTGTGCAATCTCCTCCTAGTGTCCGGATATTAGTGGAGCCATCTGTTCTACAATTCAACCAAGGCAAGAAAAAGCAGAGCTTTAAAGTCACCATCAGCATGACCCACAAATTTCAGGGGGGCTACCTGTTTGGAAGCCTAGCATGGTGTGATGGTGGTTCTCACTATGTCAGGATTCCAATCGCAGTTCGACCAGTGGTATTCAATAATTATGCAGATCTCTGATGAAGCATACAACTGCATAATGTTTAGACTTCAGAGGTTATCAGTCCCTTACAATCTGAGTTTGTCAGCATTCCCAAAATTGTCGTACCGTTTTATATGTTTTCTGCTTTTTGtttgtaatttgtgattttaCTATACTATGTGATACCTCCTATCGTATGGAGAGAGGTCTGAAAAATAATGGAATAAATGAGGGACATATGTGTTATATTAAGCCACACTTAAATAGATGGAGGGTTATGGCAAAATGGATCGTCAAGTTGAAAACAAGTAGCCATTTTGATTGGGCATTTCAACTGAATTACAGACAACCAAATAATACTTTTGTCATTTTCTAGTGAGTAGAGGGGTTGCCATGATGAACATTTGGTTTACATTGTTGAAAACTACCACAAGCAGATCATCTTCCAAAAAATTAGTGGAAGTTTAATTCTGTTTTGATCcatatatctatacctatacctatGCTAATTGGGCATTACCACCTATACTAGTTTGGCACTCCGAGAGACATTCATTTATacagggcatgtttagatcccacgTCAAatttttacaccctgtcacatcgaacgtttgaatacctacatgaagtattaaatataggctaagaaaataactaattgcacagattgcgactaatttacgagacaaatcttttaaacctaattgttccatgatttgataatgtggtgctacagtaaacatttgctaatgacggattaattaagcttaataaattcgtctcgcggtttactgacggattctgtaattagttttttttattagtgtccggaCACCCATgtaacaccctatataatatccgatgtgacacgtcaaaacatGATGAGCCAGAATTGCTGGATACATGATGAGTCAGTCACTACTTGTTGGCACCGATCAATTACAGGGTCAATCTTTGTTTTATGAGCAAGATGCCAACGATAATTGGTACGAGATTTAACAGTCCAGGTATGGTTGAAACTCATTGTACTTGGGCCATATGCTTTTGCGGAGGTTGGATACGTAATCACCTTTCCTGGTTGAATTGTAATATCAATGCAGGTGCACTTTTCTATCTGCGGCAACAGCTAATGTAACCCTTGCAGCTGGGAAGATCGTGCTTTGCTATGGTCCTGCCACTGTGAGCATAATTGCACCATCATACACCATCCCAATTGCTATAAAAGCTTTGAAGGAGGCTGGAGCAAAAGGAATTTGCTCTTGATGGTCTGGACACCCTTGAAGATTGTGGCAGCATGCCATGTGTTTTGGTGGACTTTGAAGTTACGAAACAGATAAAGGAATCTGCTGATGAAAACACCGCAATGGTAGTTAAGGTGGCCGCAGCGCGTACATGGATTGGAGGTGAAGTGCTTGTTCCGAAAATCTCGACGTTCTCCTCGAGAGGACCCAGCTCATATTCCCCAGATTTCCTAAAGGTGTGTGCATACCGAGTTAAAAATTTGATCAATTGCCAGGAGCAGTACGTCAATATGTACTCTTCCAGTAAAATACATtacattctttttatttttgttacatgATATATTCTACTAACTAATATttaagagatttgctccggtccagcgaaaagtatctcgaggtaccagTACCTCATAGTACCAAATCATTTCCGATCGTTCGATCTAACAATGTTCATCCTGCACAGCTAGATCTAACAATTGGAAACGATTTAATACCGTGAGGTACggatacctcgagatactttttacTAGACCGAAACAAATCTCAATATTTAATCTCTGGCTTCTTCAGAGGGTTTATTTTACTGTGTTAATAGTAGATGGACTAGTCATTCCACCGTAGTTATAACTTTGTAATCCAAGAGTACAATTTGTATTTTGTTTATACAACATTAACTAATAGAACACTGCAATAGTTTGTGCTGGCCACTAAGCTTGTAAAGCAATTAACTAAAAATAGTGTATCAAGGAAGATCATATATTAGAGTCACAACAGCTACAACAGTTGAGAGATTGAAAGGATAATGTCCCCCATCAAAGGAAATACTCGATCTTTTCTGAATGTCTTCGAACAACATAGTGATACAAGCCAGTGAACTGTCAACATGGATGGATAGTTTGATCACACATACCTATTTTCTCTATTAGGATATTAAGATTTATCCGTTTATTCAATTATTTATCTTCTATTAGAGATTACCTTCTGTCACtaacaattttaaatttcaatagCCTGATGTTGCAGCACCTGGATCCATTATCTTAGCTGCTATCAAAGATTCATACAAGTTCTTGTTAGGAACTTCAATGGCATGCCCACATGTGTCAGGTGTA is part of the Oryza glaberrima chromosome 4, OglaRS2, whole genome shotgun sequence genome and encodes:
- the LOC127772247 gene encoding subtilisin-like protease SBT3.9 isoform X1, which translates into the protein MIDRYTGRPIALQLRTQLIGIGLMADASNGGRGHFRLVIVVLLALLLPLQRSYVVCQQTATKKLYVVYLGEKQHEDPEQTTASHHDMLTAILGSKEEAQDSMIYNYKHGFSGFAAMLTESQAQDIAEIPEVLSIKPSIVHPLHTTRSQDFLGLDYTQSAGLLHRANYGDGIIIGIIDSGIWPESASFRDDSLGPLPSKWKGKCLAGQAFGSNLCNRKIIGARWYDKHLNPEDFKGEYKSARDATGHGTHVSSTAAGALVPNISFHGLAAGYARGVAPRARLAMYKVCWEQVGCDEAAILQAIDDAIHDGVDVLSLSLGNPGSEPYGSIHAVKNGITVVFAAGNNGPAPRTVENSLPWVISVASATIDRAFPTVITLANNTSNFVGHSLFYEQDAKDNWYEIYQSGCSFQSVATANVTLAAGKIVLCYNPTTVSIITPAYTMPTAIKVLKEAGAKGIIFATYALDILDSLEDCGSMPCVLVDFDAAQQIKQSADQNTALVVKVTAARTWIGGEVLAPKISTFSSRGPSTLLSDFLKPDIAAPGSNILAAVQDSYKFMSGTSMACPHVSGVVALLKALHPDWSPAMIKSALVTTASNEKYGVPILADGLPQKIADPFDYGGGFIDPNRAVDPGLAYDVDPKDYTSILDCFSATNSSCEFEPINMNLPSIAIPNLKGPTAVLRTVTNVGQANAVYKAVVQSPPSVRILVEPSVLQFNQGKKKQSFKVTISMTHKFQGGYLFGSLAWCDGGSHYVRIPIAVRPVVFNNYADL